A segment of the Rhizobium sp. ZPR4 genome:
GATTGGATAAGAAGATGCGCTTGCCGTCATTGCCCATGCGCATCGCATCGGCATTTTCCTCGCCGGTCAACTCGGCAGAGGCGAAGCCCTCACCGATCTCGACGCCCTTGACGGCATTGATCGACATCAGCAGCGAAGCGATATCCTGATCGAGCTTGCCATAGATCGGGGCACCGAGACCAGCCGGCACGCCTTCGGCCACGACTTCGACGACGGCGCCGATCGAGGAGCCCGCCTTGCGGATGCCGTCGAGATACTCTTCCCATACCGGCACGATCTCAGGATCGGGCGCGAAGAACGGGTTCTGATCCACTTCAGCCCAGTCCCAGTTGGCGCGGTTGATCTTGTGCTTGCCGATCTGCACCAGCGCGCCGCGGATGGTCGCGCCGGGTACCACGAGGCGGGCGATGCCGCCGGCAGCAACGCGTGCGGCCGTTTCGCGGGCCGACGAGCGACCGCCGCCACGATAGTCGCGAATGCCGTATTTGACGTCATAGGTATAGTCGGCATGGCCGGGGCGGTAGCGCCGAGCGATTTCGCCGTAATCCTTCGAGCGCTGGTCGGTATTCTCGATCAGCATCGAGATCGGCGTGCCGGTCGAGATCATCGTCTCGCCATCCTCATCGAACATCACGCCCGACAGAACCTTGACGAGATCGTCCTCACGCCGCTGCGTCACGAAGCGCGATTGCCCCGGCTTGCGCTTGTCGAGCCAGGTCTGAATGTCTTCCAGCTTGAAGCGGAGCCCGGGAGGGCAGCCGTCTACGATGCAGCCGAGCGCCGGGCCATGGCTTTCGCCCCAGGTGGTGACGCGGAAAAGGTGACCGAATGTATTGTGCGACATGGAAAACGACCGGTTTGCTGCAGCCTGTCGTGCAGGCTGCGTCTTGTCTCTTGCAATTTCGGCCCACTCATAGAGCATGACGCCGAAAAGTGTAAGCGGTTTTCGGGCGACATCATGCTCTACCTATTTGATTCCAGTGCCGGATGCCGGCAAGATAAAATCTTTCTTTCTAGCTGCGCGGAAACGGCTGTCGCAGCTTTCGTCTGCCGCTTCATCATCATGGTAAACAAAGATTAATCCGCGCTGTGGATTGTGACGATGCATTCACCAATTGGGCGAGCGAAGCCATTATTGGGGGCAACTTCCGCCATATTCGACGTGTTTTCTACATCGCAATAAGAAATGAAAAGCAAATTGACCTGAAGGGTGACGACGATGCGCTTCTTTGTAGCGACGCTTTTGGCCACGGCAAGCCTGCTTGCTCCTGTCGCGGGCTTTGCCGAAAGCGCGGATGTCGAGGCAGTCATCAAGAAGGTCGACACGAAGAATTTCAACATCACTCTGGATGATGGCAAGAGCTATCAGGTGCCCGAGGATTTCGATTTCAGCGGCTTGCAGGCCGGTGTGAAGGTCGTGGTCTTCTATACGGAAGTCGACGGCAAGCGCGTCGTCAACGACCTCGATATCGTCCAGTAACTAGAGCATGTCGCGCAAAGGTGCGCAGCGGTTTTGCGATGGCGATATGCATAAAATCGAGGATCTAAAGTGTTAGAAGCGAATCTGAAGGATCGCGATGCGCTTTAGTGGTGCCGCCGCACAGCGGGCGGTC
Coding sequences within it:
- the aroC gene encoding chorismate synthase yields the protein MSHNTFGHLFRVTTWGESHGPALGCIVDGCPPGLRFKLEDIQTWLDKRKPGQSRFVTQRREDDLVKVLSGVMFDEDGETMISTGTPISMLIENTDQRSKDYGEIARRYRPGHADYTYDVKYGIRDYRGGGRSSARETAARVAAGGIARLVVPGATIRGALVQIGKHKINRANWDWAEVDQNPFFAPDPEIVPVWEEYLDGIRKAGSSIGAVVEVVAEGVPAGLGAPIYGKLDQDIASLLMSINAVKGVEIGEGFASAELTGEENADAMRMGNDGKRIFLSNHAGGILGGISTGEPIVARFAIKPTSSILTERQSIDADGNNVDVRTKGRHDPCVGIRAVPIGEAMVACAVADHYLRDRGQTGQQR
- a CDS encoding DUF1344 domain-containing protein; its protein translation is MRFFVATLLATASLLAPVAGFAESADVEAVIKKVDTKNFNITLDDGKSYQVPEDFDFSGLQAGVKVVVFYTEVDGKRVVNDLDIVQ